A section of the Chryseobacterium ginsenosidimutans genome encodes:
- a CDS encoding tRNA-binding protein, protein MTIKPEISWTDFEKIDIRCGTIISVSDFEKARNPSYQLEIDFGDLGIKKSSAQITSLYQKDELIGKQILAVVNFPKKQIANFFSECLVLGVYGEDPKDITLLTPSLPAKNGLQVG, encoded by the coding sequence ATGACAATAAAGCCTGAAATATCTTGGACAGATTTTGAGAAAATAGATATCAGATGCGGAACCATCATCTCAGTAAGCGATTTTGAAAAAGCCAGAAATCCTTCTTATCAGTTAGAAATAGACTTTGGAGACCTGGGAATTAAAAAATCTTCTGCTCAAATCACTTCATTATATCAAAAAGACGAATTAATCGGTAAACAGATTTTGGCTGTTGTTAATTTTCCTAAAAAACAGATTGCTAATTTTTTTAGTGAATGTCTTGTGTTAGGTGTTTATGGTGAAGATCCAAAAGATATAACACTTTTGACACCCTCTTTGCCTGCAAAAAACGGATTGCAAGTCGGATAA
- a CDS encoding RNA polymerase sigma factor — MKENKEQILVNRLLQKEEAAWKELFGAYSGSLTYVCSRYVIDKDDVHDVLQNSFIQMFRSIGSFEYRGSGSLKAWITRIVVNESLKYIRQNSDFKTVSEDFEIPDEQDDEDPDFEEISQQTIMIMIRTLPDGYRTVFNLYVFEKKSHKEIAEILGIAENSSASQFHRAKSILAQKIKEYKMSKAAQYE, encoded by the coding sequence ATGAAAGAAAATAAGGAGCAGATTTTAGTAAACCGCCTTTTGCAAAAGGAAGAAGCGGCTTGGAAGGAGCTTTTCGGAGCTTATTCAGGCAGTCTTACTTATGTCTGTTCTAGATATGTTATTGATAAAGATGATGTTCACGACGTTTTGCAGAATAGTTTTATACAAATGTTCCGTTCAATCGGTTCTTTTGAATATAGAGGAAGTGGTTCTTTGAAAGCTTGGATTACAAGAATTGTGGTAAATGAATCTTTAAAATATATCAGACAAAATTCTGATTTTAAAACGGTTTCAGAAGATTTTGAAATTCCTGATGAGCAGGATGATGAAGATCCGGATTTTGAAGAAATTTCACAACAGACCATCATGATAATGATTCGTACTCTTCCTGATGGCTACAGGACAGTTTTCAACCTGTATGTTTTTGAGAAGAAGAGCCATAAAGAGATCGCAGAAATACTGGGAATTGCAGAAAATTCTTCGGCTTCACAGTTTCACAGAGCAAAATCAATACTTGCCCAGAAAATAAAAGAATATAAAATGTCTAAAGCAGCGCAATATGAGTAA
- a CDS encoding T9SS type A sorting domain-containing protein, translated as MKARLIFLSLLFLSLLNLKAQQCNPTITSPRLGTMFPDKVVFCNSESETLSTTQTYATYQWYKQEWDWQTPNTNPWVPITGATLQTLTINGTSDMLYYFKVEVTQNDCTAESEPVMADGYAYGLPFMMADFQPGTYEEVNGEYNVCSGASVQLNDGYPLVYGAHTWFKCVPGTIPASPADPCIIPGATGDSYTATDSGNYGFYACTEYCPDQCEFLGDFAFIKLNFGSWNFCGNLSTGETKPKENSLSIYPNPATQVLYIGRESDKKYPEVSIIDMSGKLIQQKKDHTYNEAIDVSSLVPGIYMIVSKSANGKLYRNKFIKK; from the coding sequence ATGAAAGCAAGACTAATTTTTTTAAGTCTTTTATTTTTAAGTCTATTAAATTTAAAAGCGCAGCAGTGTAACCCGACCATTACAAGTCCAAGACTGGGAACAATGTTCCCGGACAAGGTGGTTTTTTGTAATTCTGAAAGTGAAACACTTTCCACAACGCAGACGTATGCCACTTATCAATGGTATAAACAGGAATGGGATTGGCAGACACCAAACACAAATCCTTGGGTTCCGATTACAGGAGCTACTTTGCAGACTTTGACGATTAATGGAACAAGCGATATGTTGTATTATTTCAAAGTAGAAGTTACACAAAATGACTGTACTGCCGAAAGCGAGCCTGTTATGGCAGATGGATATGCTTATGGACTTCCATTTATGATGGCAGATTTTCAGCCAGGAACTTACGAAGAAGTAAATGGTGAATATAACGTTTGTAGCGGAGCTTCTGTACAGCTTAATGACGGATACCCATTGGTTTATGGTGCTCATACGTGGTTTAAATGTGTTCCGGGAACTATTCCGGCTTCACCGGCTGATCCATGTATTATCCCTGGAGCAACGGGAGATTCTTATACGGCAACAGATTCCGGAAATTACGGATTTTATGCCTGTACGGAATACTGCCCTGATCAATGTGAATTTTTAGGTGATTTTGCATTCATTAAGTTAAATTTCGGTAGCTGGAATTTCTGTGGAAATCTTTCAACAGGAGAAACAAAACCAAAAGAGAATAGCTTAAGTATTTATCCGAACCCTGCGACACAGGTTTTATACATCGGAAGAGAATCCGACAAAAAATATCCTGAAGTTTCTATTATTGATATGTCAGGAAAACTGATTCAGCAGAAAAAAGATCATACCTATAATGAGGCAATCGACGTAAGCAGCCTTGTTCCGGGAATCTACATGATTGTTTCTAAAAGTGCAAACGGTAAGTTGTACAGGAATAAATTCATCAAAAAATAG
- a CDS encoding DUF3078 domain-containing protein, protein MKKFLMALSIPLGIFAHAQEIKKDSIVTDTVKYWSVLGKQSLMINQAAFSNWVGGGANNVGWLAGVDYNITYEKDKDLWENLILLNYGQNDTQGIGVRKTQDVINVSTNYGRKVSKSWYLSAGAGFQSQFATGYEDGNNPEAKKISNFMAPGYLNVGMGITYRPNDNINVTLRPSNARWVFVLDKDLQLAGNYGLKADGDSSLLQFGFLGTALYKVKLMENVNITNTASVFSNYLDHPERLVLAYGMVLNLKVNKFISSNITVDVLYDHNQIQKTQLKQTLGVGFAYTLDNGVKRSDRKDSQWWIKK, encoded by the coding sequence ATGAAGAAGTTTCTAATGGCTCTATCCATTCCTTTGGGAATCTTTGCTCATGCGCAGGAAATAAAAAAAGATTCTATAGTCACAGATACGGTAAAATACTGGTCGGTTTTAGGAAAGCAGTCTCTAATGATTAATCAGGCAGCCTTCTCAAACTGGGTCGGTGGCGGCGCAAATAACGTAGGCTGGCTTGCCGGGGTTGATTACAATATCACTTATGAAAAAGACAAAGATCTTTGGGAAAACCTCATCCTTTTAAATTATGGCCAAAATGATACGCAGGGAATAGGTGTAAGAAAAACCCAGGATGTGATCAACGTTTCTACAAACTATGGAAGGAAAGTTTCAAAAAGCTGGTATCTTTCTGCGGGAGCAGGCTTTCAGTCTCAGTTTGCTACAGGATATGAAGACGGAAATAATCCTGAAGCGAAAAAAATATCCAATTTTATGGCCCCCGGATATTTGAACGTAGGGATGGGTATTACATACAGACCGAATGATAATATTAATGTCACCCTTCGTCCCAGCAATGCAAGATGGGTTTTCGTTTTGGATAAAGATCTGCAATTGGCAGGAAATTACGGTTTAAAAGCTGATGGCGATTCTTCATTGCTTCAGTTCGGTTTTTTGGGAACAGCTTTGTATAAGGTTAAATTAATGGAAAACGTCAATATTACAAATACAGCTTCCGTTTTCTCCAATTATCTGGATCATCCCGAAAGACTGGTTCTGGCTTACGGAATGGTTTTGAATTTAAAGGTTAATAAATTCATTTCTTCAAACATAACGGTCGATGTTCTGTATGACCACAACCAAATTCAAAAAACACAGCTAAAACAGACTTTAGGAGTTGGTTTTGCTTATACTTTGGATAACGGAGTGAAACGTTCTGACAGAAAAGACAGCCAGTGGTGGATTAAAAAATAA
- the dprA gene encoding DNA-processing protein DprA — MILNFYKLVRIFGSAKNAWENIKKEYKKLDGFGHKMVSDIGNPEHLKFANKEIEFCEKNNIKINLRHFNELPQLLNECDDAPAILYQKGNFDNSKEKVSIVGTRNMTSYGKQFIHDFFEETKSCNYISVSGLALGVDKEVHEQSVHNQISTVAVLAHGFHLLYPAKNRKLSEKIIEEGGTLFTEFNSSRKPDRENFIQRNRIVAGISPSTIVVETAFGGGSISTATFANNYNREVFALPGKVTDKQSQGCNHLIFQNKAKTISTIKDLIDNLGFNNTKLKTEELFSHNEIAVQLTENQELIYNVIFNNPQISLDDIVGKINLSSHKILPVILELELLGKIKSFSGRQFIVI, encoded by the coding sequence GTGATATTAAATTTCTATAAACTTGTCAGGATTTTCGGGAGCGCTAAAAATGCCTGGGAAAATATCAAAAAAGAATATAAAAAGCTTGACGGATTCGGTCACAAAATGGTTTCTGATATCGGAAATCCGGAGCATCTGAAATTTGCAAACAAGGAAATAGAATTTTGCGAAAAGAATAATATTAAAATTAATCTGAGGCATTTTAACGAACTTCCACAATTGTTAAATGAATGTGACGATGCGCCTGCGATTTTATATCAAAAAGGAAACTTCGATAATAGTAAAGAAAAAGTAAGCATTGTCGGGACAAGAAATATGACTTCCTACGGAAAGCAATTTATTCATGATTTTTTTGAAGAAACGAAATCCTGTAATTATATTTCAGTGAGCGGTTTGGCTTTGGGAGTTGATAAAGAAGTTCACGAGCAGTCTGTTCATAATCAAATCTCTACAGTTGCAGTATTGGCGCACGGATTTCATCTTTTATATCCTGCAAAAAACAGGAAGCTATCAGAAAAAATAATTGAAGAAGGTGGCACTTTATTCACAGAATTCAATTCATCAAGAAAGCCGGATCGGGAGAATTTTATCCAGAGAAATAGAATTGTAGCAGGGATTTCTCCTTCAACGATTGTCGTAGAAACTGCATTTGGAGGAGGTTCAATAAGTACAGCAACATTTGCTAACAATTATAATCGTGAAGTTTTTGCATTACCGGGAAAAGTTACGGATAAGCAAAGCCAAGGCTGCAATCATTTGATTTTTCAGAACAAAGCAAAAACAATTTCTACGATAAAAGATCTTATTGATAATTTAGGATTTAATAATACAAAGTTGAAAACAGAGGAATTATTTTCCCATAATGAAATTGCTGTTCAATTAACTGAAAATCAAGAATTAATATATAATGTGATTTTTAATAATCCACAGATTTCCTTGGATGATATTGTTGGGAAAATTAATCTTTCATCACACAAAATTTTGCCTGTAATTTTAGAATTAGAACTTTTAGGGAAAATAAAATCATTTTCGGGGAGACAATTCATTGTTATATGA
- a CDS encoding rhomboid family intramembrane serine protease: MFKNNVISKKAVIYPLLMLAAMWLGYFLQLQGFFQSCFGAIIPLLPEGLLGIITSPLLHGNMDHIVGNSIPIAVLMFLLYQFYPLVANKVFIIGWLATGFLVWLLPPIDIMTGDYLYTCTIGASGVVYVLAFFLFFSGVFKWNVKLLTISLLVVLYYGSLVWGMLPEELFSNLQEPSKISWQAHAAGAFVGIILAFSFKKVGDKKKKYIWEFPNYYSEKDDKLWQEYKENHPEDFLELPYKKKDDIWDRLDELRGK, translated from the coding sequence ATGTTTAAAAATAATGTAATTTCCAAAAAAGCTGTTATATATCCTTTGCTGATGCTTGCGGCAATGTGGTTGGGTTATTTCCTTCAGCTGCAGGGCTTTTTTCAAAGCTGCTTCGGGGCAATCATTCCATTGTTGCCGGAAGGTCTGCTGGGAATTATTACGTCTCCTCTTTTACATGGAAATATGGATCATATTGTAGGAAATTCGATACCTATTGCGGTATTGATGTTTTTGCTTTATCAATTTTATCCTTTAGTTGCCAATAAAGTTTTTATTATAGGTTGGCTTGCGACAGGATTTTTGGTCTGGCTCCTTCCTCCGATCGACATTATGACCGGAGATTATCTTTATACATGTACAATAGGGGCAAGTGGTGTTGTTTATGTGCTTGCGTTTTTCCTGTTTTTCAGCGGAGTTTTTAAATGGAATGTTAAGCTTCTTACCATTTCCTTATTGGTTGTTTTATATTACGGAAGTCTGGTTTGGGGAATGTTACCCGAAGAATTGTTTTCGAACCTTCAGGAACCCAGCAAAATATCATGGCAAGCTCATGCTGCAGGTGCTTTTGTGGGTATTATTCTTGCATTTAGTTTTAAAAAAGTTGGTGATAAAAAGAAAAAATATATCTGGGAATTTCCCAATTATTACAGCGAAAAAGATGATAAGCTTTGGCAGGAATACAAAGAAAATCATCCTGAAGATTTTTTAGAGCTTCCTTATAAAAAGAAAGATGATATTTGGGATCGTCTGGATGAATTAAGAGGAAAATAA
- the gdhA gene encoding NADP-specific glutamate dehydrogenase, which yields MEQYNIDQKIQEFIAKIEAKNPNEPEFLQAVKEVAVTVIPFIMTKKEYTGMKLLERMAEPERVIIFRVPWVDDKGEIQVNRGFRIQMNSAIGPYKGGIRFHPTVNLSVLKFLAFEQVFKNSLTTLPMGGGKGGSDFDPQGKSDMEVMRFCQAFMTELCKHIGPETDVPAGDIGVGAREIGYLFGQYKKVRNEFTGVLTGKGLAYGGSLIRPEATGYGVVYFAEQMLKTIGQTFKDKTVTVSGFGNVAWGVIKKISELGGKVVTISGPDGYVYDKDGIDGDKIDYLLELRNSGNNRAEDYAKKYPSAEFFAGKRPWEVKCDVAIPSATQNELDLEDAKLLVENGCLCVTEAANMPSTLDAINYFLDNKVLFSPGKASNAGGVATSGLEMTQNSIRLNWTSEEVDARLKEIMIGIHKACRDYGKEEDGYVNYVKGANIAGFVKVAEAMLAQGVV from the coding sequence ATGGAACAATATAATATTGACCAGAAAATCCAGGAGTTTATTGCGAAAATTGAGGCAAAAAACCCTAATGAGCCAGAATTTTTACAAGCCGTAAAAGAAGTTGCTGTTACTGTAATTCCGTTTATTATGACCAAAAAGGAATATACAGGAATGAAACTTCTTGAAAGAATGGCGGAACCTGAAAGAGTAATCATTTTCAGAGTTCCTTGGGTTGACGATAAAGGAGAAATCCAGGTAAACAGAGGTTTCAGAATACAAATGAACTCTGCAATCGGGCCATACAAAGGAGGAATCCGTTTCCATCCTACGGTAAATCTTTCGGTACTTAAATTCTTAGCTTTCGAGCAGGTTTTCAAAAACTCTTTAACAACGCTTCCTATGGGAGGTGGTAAAGGAGGTTCAGACTTCGACCCACAAGGTAAATCTGATATGGAAGTAATGCGTTTTTGCCAGGCTTTCATGACAGAATTATGCAAGCATATCGGTCCTGAAACCGACGTTCCTGCGGGAGATATCGGTGTAGGAGCAAGAGAAATCGGATATTTATTCGGACAGTACAAGAAAGTAAGAAATGAATTTACAGGTGTATTGACAGGTAAAGGTCTTGCTTATGGTGGTTCATTGATCCGTCCTGAAGCTACAGGATACGGAGTTGTTTATTTCGCTGAGCAGATGCTTAAAACGATAGGACAGACTTTTAAAGATAAAACAGTAACAGTTTCAGGTTTCGGAAACGTAGCTTGGGGTGTTATCAAGAAAATATCTGAACTGGGCGGAAAAGTAGTAACTATTTCCGGACCAGACGGTTATGTATATGATAAAGACGGAATCGATGGAGACAAAATCGATTATTTATTAGAACTTAGAAATTCCGGGAACAACAGAGCGGAAGATTATGCTAAAAAATATCCGTCTGCAGAATTCTTCGCAGGAAAACGTCCTTGGGAAGTGAAGTGTGATGTTGCCATCCCTTCTGCAACTCAAAACGAGCTAGACTTAGAAGATGCTAAATTATTAGTTGAAAACGGATGTCTTTGTGTAACAGAAGCGGCGAACATGCCTTCTACACTTGATGCTATCAACTATTTCTTAGACAATAAAGTGTTATTTTCTCCAGGAAAAGCTTCTAATGCAGGTGGTGTTGCAACTTCCGGATTAGAAATGACGCAAAATTCTATCCGTCTGAACTGGACTTCTGAAGAAGTTGATGCCAGACTGAAAGAGATTATGATCGGAATCCATAAAGCATGTAGAGACTACGGAAAAGAGGAAGATGGCTATGTAAACTACGTGAAAGGCGCAAATATCGCCGGTTTCGTGAAAGTTGCAGAAGCAATGTTAGCTCAGGGAGTAGTATAA
- a CDS encoding 3'-5' exonuclease produces the protein MIQHIPLERVLFIDIETVPRTGSWEELPETDQKLWDKKTKFQRKDEFSAEEFYSERAGIMAEFGKIICITIGMVEKNETLKIKSFADDDEKKMLLEFGEIFNSPRLRDVILCAHNGKEFDFPWIARRFLINGMMPPTPFQMFGKKPWEIPHIDTMELWKFGDYKSFISLELLAHIFGIPTPKDDIDGSMVSSIYYIEKDLQRIVDYCEKDVLTLANIFRRMRQEDLLKRNINLD, from the coding sequence ATGATACAGCACATTCCATTAGAGCGAGTTTTGTTCATTGATATCGAGACCGTTCCGAGAACGGGTTCTTGGGAGGAACTACCCGAAACTGATCAAAAACTTTGGGACAAAAAAACTAAATTTCAAAGAAAAGATGAATTTTCAGCTGAAGAATTTTATTCCGAAAGAGCAGGAATTATGGCAGAATTTGGTAAAATAATCTGCATTACAATCGGAATGGTTGAAAAAAATGAAACTTTAAAAATTAAAAGTTTTGCTGATGATGATGAAAAGAAAATGTTGTTAGAATTTGGCGAGATTTTTAACAGCCCCAGACTTCGAGACGTTATTCTCTGCGCTCACAACGGAAAAGAATTTGATTTTCCATGGATTGCAAGAAGATTTTTAATCAATGGGATGATGCCTCCTACTCCCTTTCAGATGTTTGGAAAAAAACCTTGGGAGATACCACATATTGACACCATGGAATTATGGAAGTTCGGAGATTATAAAAGCTTCATTTCCTTAGAACTACTGGCTCACATTTTTGGGATTCCGACTCCGAAGGACGACATTGACGGCTCAATGGTTTCATCAATCTACTACATAGAAAAAGACTTGCAAAGAATAGTTGACTATTGTGAAAAAGATGTCTTAACTTTGGCAAATATTTTCCGGCGGATGCGTCAGGAAGATTTGTTGAAAAGGAA
- a CDS encoding amidohydrolase family protein, whose product MKKRWVRRILYSVMTLLGILICAFIWADKELNKVMGKSTKTIDISSIIKPSKILQIRNVNVLSEDCSHFIKNQNVLIKDGLILQVDENLAINKDVAIIDGTEQYLIPGLVDSHIHLKESRNDLFLYLVNGITYIREMAGQPVVLEWRKSIQKNGLGPRMFIASPPIYSESGLTGYYYSWTRKSINYSNKKDAQKAIRKIKKQGYDAIKMYGFVNPEMVKITNEIAKENNLPVIGHIPLVNLETFYQSGQKEVAHIEELTIKTIDEFGKPISKNPKKYLTFLKARSAQIAKKLKENNISVTSTVGLCESFVGQRFNLKSKLREVELKYVNPKIIEGTPLYKMGWLPGKNGYEYDGKNEPGAKKLSLTFWQTYVEAIHIMTKALVDHKVLIMAGTDANVPVSVPGFSLHNELESLSNSGMTNSQAIYSATVAPGNWMKSKTGKIKVGYHSDLVLLRKNPLEDIKNTKTIEYVFFNKYTIDKSQIKTILKAIEDANNNNRSIKIDEYLH is encoded by the coding sequence ATGAAAAAACGTTGGGTTAGGAGAATTCTGTATTCGGTTATGACATTATTAGGTATTCTCATCTGTGCTTTTATTTGGGCTGATAAAGAATTAAATAAAGTCATGGGAAAGTCTACTAAAACGATTGATATTTCTTCAATTATTAAACCTTCTAAAATACTTCAGATAAGAAATGTCAACGTTCTGTCAGAAGATTGCAGTCATTTTATTAAAAATCAAAATGTACTCATTAAAGACGGTTTGATCCTTCAAGTAGACGAAAATCTAGCTATAAATAAAGACGTTGCTATTATTGACGGTACAGAGCAATATCTGATTCCTGGTTTGGTGGATAGTCATATTCATTTAAAAGAAAGTAGGAATGACTTGTTTTTATATTTGGTAAATGGGATTACTTATATTAGAGAAATGGCAGGACAGCCTGTTGTATTAGAATGGAGAAAGTCAATACAAAAAAATGGTCTCGGTCCAAGAATGTTTATTGCATCTCCGCCAATATATAGTGAGAGCGGATTGACGGGTTATTATTATAGCTGGACAAGAAAATCTATCAACTATTCAAATAAGAAGGATGCTCAAAAAGCAATTAGAAAAATAAAGAAACAGGGTTATGATGCTATAAAAATGTATGGTTTTGTGAATCCGGAAATGGTTAAAATAACCAATGAGATTGCTAAAGAAAATAATCTTCCGGTGATTGGCCATATCCCATTAGTTAATTTGGAAACCTTTTATCAATCAGGTCAAAAAGAAGTGGCTCATATTGAAGAGCTTACCATTAAAACTATTGATGAGTTTGGAAAGCCAATTTCTAAAAACCCCAAAAAATACCTTACATTTTTAAAGGCACGCTCAGCTCAGATTGCTAAAAAATTAAAAGAAAATAACATAAGCGTTACTTCAACGGTTGGATTGTGTGAAAGTTTTGTAGGACAAAGATTTAATTTAAAATCTAAACTTAGAGAAGTAGAACTAAAATATGTCAATCCCAAAATTATTGAAGGAACTCCGCTTTATAAAATGGGTTGGCTACCCGGCAAAAACGGATATGAATATGATGGAAAAAATGAGCCAGGAGCAAAAAAATTATCATTAACTTTTTGGCAAACCTATGTAGAAGCGATACATATTATGACAAAGGCATTGGTAGATCATAAAGTTCTCATTATGGCTGGGACAGATGCTAATGTTCCGGTTTCTGTTCCGGGGTTTTCCCTTCATAATGAATTAGAATCTTTATCTAACTCAGGAATGACCAACTCACAAGCTATATATTCTGCAACAGTTGCACCAGGCAATTGGATGAAAAGTAAAACAGGAAAAATAAAAGTAGGATATCATTCAGATTTAGTACTGCTTAGAAAAAATCCGTTAGAAGATATTAAAAATACAAAAACTATTGAGTATGTATTTTTTAATAAATATACCATTGATAAAAGCCAAATCAAAACTATTTTGAAAGCCATAGAAGATGCCAATAATAACAACAGAAGTATAAAAATTGATGAATATTTACATTGA
- a CDS encoding DUF4840 domain-containing protein: MKRLKVLKSLVVAMIVFLGLSLTSCNNDRYEPVAVKLSDVNGNYKARLITSQGGKFNEKLIDFVAKDTIITFKDFPVREIVKTVVTDPVKADTALAHIAKIEYKLNYKSKLNVDQNVVELTFEPKTLVFQIPVDGVTKNAVVKMVAKQKGFFVGYDWSVRFGLEAEKITVDGVDLTPYQTIKYDIPISVKN, from the coding sequence ATGAAGAGATTAAAAGTACTTAAATCTTTAGTGGTTGCAATGATTGTGTTTTTAGGACTTTCCTTAACGTCTTGTAATAATGATAGATATGAGCCTGTTGCAGTGAAGTTGAGTGATGTAAATGGAAATTACAAAGCAAGACTGATCACTTCCCAAGGAGGAAAATTTAATGAAAAGCTCATTGATTTTGTGGCTAAAGATACAATCATCACTTTCAAGGATTTTCCCGTAAGAGAAATTGTAAAAACAGTCGTTACAGATCCGGTAAAGGCAGATACAGCTTTGGCTCATATTGCAAAAATTGAATATAAGTTGAATTATAAATCAAAATTGAACGTGGATCAGAACGTTGTTGAACTCACTTTTGAGCCAAAAACTTTAGTTTTTCAAATTCCTGTGGATGGGGTTACAAAAAATGCAGTAGTGAAGATGGTGGCTAAACAAAAAGGGTTCTTTGTAGGATATGACTGGTCTGTGAGATTTGGATTGGAAGCAGAAAAAATAACCGTTGACGGAGTAGATTTGACTCCTTATCAGACCATAAAATATGATATTCCGATCAGTGTTAAGAATTAA
- a CDS encoding outer membrane beta-barrel protein → MSNEWLNDLRSKMEDHTEDVPDGLWENIRDELFDEDEVKNSVLGLVNNDLKAQGKVIKKSNHKSLLYRIGGVAAAIAMFFILGRLIDFNGKKEPLQQSKYVDKTKKGSEELNSYHQKLSGKKENTSVKDAFKEKNDLINSQGKLPNKVFAENNLENLLNKTKNSETDLWTDKILENKKGNQAESLFNQNNQNLAQEQNSTAVEKQNNNEEAETHELLTKQERERKEKFEEAEKMKLAGNKSKKNWMLGVLTGNASSNTTDQFPGYATLNGTTLSLPEVWSVGYEENPLMAILIANQDKKVDATIKHKTPITFGASVYYNIGKRWGIGTGINYTKLSAGLTSGSNDYFISSEQNIHYVGIPVQVNYNVIQKGAFTGYVTGGGVVEKAVSGDIKTKYIVDGVVKEETTEDISEKPVQISVNSAVGLQLKVIKNIGIYAEPGIGYHFNDKSSLNTIYKEKPLNFNLKFGIRILLD, encoded by the coding sequence ATGAGTAATGAATGGCTAAATGATCTGCGCAGTAAAATGGAAGATCACACGGAAGATGTGCCTGATGGATTGTGGGAAAATATCAGGGACGAATTATTTGATGAAGATGAAGTAAAGAACTCTGTTCTTGGCTTAGTGAATAATGATCTGAAAGCGCAGGGAAAAGTCATTAAGAAAAGTAATCATAAATCTCTACTTTATCGTATTGGCGGTGTGGCAGCAGCGATTGCAATGTTCTTTATTTTGGGCAGGTTAATTGATTTTAATGGTAAAAAAGAGCCTTTACAGCAATCAAAATATGTTGATAAAACTAAAAAAGGATCCGAAGAGCTCAATTCTTACCATCAGAAACTATCAGGCAAAAAAGAGAATACGTCTGTTAAAGATGCTTTTAAAGAAAAAAATGATTTAATTAATTCGCAAGGAAAATTACCCAATAAGGTTTTCGCAGAAAATAATCTTGAAAATCTTTTAAATAAGACAAAAAATTCTGAAACTGATCTTTGGACAGACAAAATTCTTGAAAACAAAAAAGGAAATCAGGCTGAGAGTTTATTCAACCAAAATAATCAAAACTTAGCTCAGGAACAAAACAGTACTGCTGTTGAAAAGCAAAACAACAATGAAGAGGCAGAAACTCACGAGCTCCTTACTAAACAGGAAAGAGAACGGAAGGAAAAATTTGAGGAAGCGGAAAAAATGAAGTTAGCTGGAAACAAATCTAAAAAAAACTGGATGTTAGGAGTGCTCACGGGTAATGCTTCTTCAAATACGACCGACCAGTTCCCCGGATATGCTACTTTGAATGGGACTACACTAAGTCTTCCTGAAGTTTGGAGCGTGGGTTATGAGGAAAATCCTTTGATGGCGATACTTATAGCCAATCAGGATAAAAAAGTGGATGCAACAATTAAACATAAAACACCCATCACTTTCGGAGCTTCTGTTTATTATAATATCGGAAAAAGATGGGGAATAGGAACGGGAATTAATTATACAAAACTTTCGGCAGGGCTTACTTCCGGAAGCAATGATTACTTTATCAGCAGTGAGCAGAATATTCATTACGTGGGAATTCCGGTTCAGGTTAATTATAATGTGATTCAGAAAGGTGCTTTCACGGGTTATGTGACAGGAGGAGGAGTTGTGGAAAAAGCTGTTTCTGGAGATATTAAAACTAAATATATCGTGGATGGAGTGGTGAAGGAAGAAACCACAGAGGATATCAGTGAAAAACCTGTTCAGATTTCGGTAAATAGTGCGGTCGGATTGCAGTTGAAAGTAATTAAAAATATCGGAATTTATGCCGAACCGGGGATCGGATATCATTTTAATGACAAGAGTTCATTGAATACTATTTATAAAGAAAAGCCTTTGAATTTCAATCTGAAATTCGGGATAAGAATATTGCTTGATTAA